The Sulfitobacter sp. SK011 genome has a window encoding:
- a CDS encoding TRAP transporter small permease produces the protein MSIWAEVAEVFSALFSGSAWKMKDAFNADGMWLFCFFVTIIGGILANLFYKALPFVDRHLERGISVVAYLMIAGIIFWGVIDRFWFSRQWAGSTTVPPFLFMIMAWFGCSYNVKLRTHLSFSEFRSKMSPPAQMAALTMDALLWLGFCWIAITTSLRFTAYSADNFQLVDGVDDTMKWWFYVTVPLAFTLMSGRVVGNWLEDWHNYRTGQEIIKQAVIGGEA, from the coding sequence ATGTCGATATGGGCCGAAGTAGCAGAAGTGTTTTCTGCACTGTTTTCCGGCAGCGCATGGAAAATGAAGGACGCTTTTAACGCGGATGGGATGTGGTTGTTCTGCTTTTTTGTCACCATTATCGGCGGCATTCTGGCGAACCTTTTTTACAAGGCCCTACCTTTTGTCGATCGCCATCTTGAGCGGGGCATTTCGGTTGTCGCCTATCTGATGATCGCTGGCATCATCTTTTGGGGCGTGATCGACCGCTTTTGGTTTTCGCGCCAATGGGCGGGATCAACCACAGTGCCACCGTTCCTGTTTATGATCATGGCGTGGTTTGGATGCTCTTATAACGTCAAACTGCGCACCCACCTTAGCTTTAGCGAATTTCGCAGCAAGATGTCTCCTCCTGCGCAGATGGCCGCGCTGACAATGGATGCGCTTTTGTGGCTGGGCTTTTGCTGGATCGCGATCACCACATCCTTGCGGTTCACAGCCTATTCCGCCGACAACTTCCAACTCGTCGACGGCGTGGATGATACCATGAAGTGGTGGTTCTACGTGACCGTGCCACTGGCCTTTACCCTGATGTCAGGCCGCGTTGTCGGCAACTGGCTGGAAGACTGGCACAACTACCGGACCGGTCAGGAAATCATTAAACAAGCTGTCATTGGCGGAGAAGCGTGA
- a CDS encoding FAD-binding oxidoreductase produces the protein MTRHVVVIGAGIVGVSTAIWLRRAGADVTLVDRAKPGTGTSHGNAGVLAACSMVPVTAPGLARKAPGMLLDRDFPLFLRWSYLPRLLPWLRRYMSNANDADTRRIAKGLIPIVSDSVEQHKSLCAELGLGDWVTESDYCFAYHDRAAFDAERYTWALRSDAGFVPEIIEGGAVHEYEPSFGPDITLVACLKEHGFIRDPGGYVQALAKAFTERGGKIIQADVEDFDLSGGLVKGVHTTQGTIACDDVVLATGVWSKPLMQKLGLNVPLEAERGYHIVFEGASGGPSRPFMIASGKFVATPMAQGLRCAGIVEFGGLDAGPSKAPLDLLRRQVKRTFPQLTASNEIEWLGHRPAPSDSLPLIGEVGQSRVFTAFGHHHIGLTGGPKTGRLVAGLITGQPTNTDLTAYHPQRFGAA, from the coding sequence ATGACGCGACACGTCGTTGTCATTGGTGCGGGAATTGTTGGAGTTTCCACTGCCATATGGCTGCGCAGGGCCGGTGCGGATGTTACTTTGGTTGACCGCGCAAAGCCAGGGACCGGAACATCGCATGGCAACGCCGGCGTGCTTGCCGCCTGTTCGATGGTGCCGGTCACGGCCCCCGGCCTGGCCCGAAAAGCGCCCGGTATGCTTTTGGACCGTGATTTTCCGTTGTTCCTGCGCTGGTCCTATCTGCCCCGACTTCTGCCATGGCTCCGACGTTACATGAGCAACGCGAACGATGCCGACACCCGCCGGATCGCCAAGGGATTGATCCCCATCGTTTCGGACAGTGTCGAGCAACACAAAAGCCTATGTGCTGAATTGGGACTGGGGGATTGGGTCACTGAAAGCGACTATTGCTTTGCTTACCATGACCGTGCTGCATTTGATGCGGAGCGCTACACTTGGGCGCTTCGGTCTGATGCGGGTTTTGTGCCCGAAATCATCGAAGGCGGGGCAGTGCATGAATATGAACCTTCTTTTGGGCCTGACATCACTTTGGTGGCCTGCCTGAAAGAACATGGATTCATCCGTGACCCCGGCGGCTATGTTCAGGCGCTGGCAAAGGCGTTCACCGAACGTGGTGGAAAGATCATACAGGCAGACGTAGAGGATTTTGATCTGAGCGGTGGCTTGGTCAAGGGCGTGCACACAACACAAGGCACAATTGCCTGCGATGATGTGGTGCTTGCCACGGGTGTCTGGTCAAAACCACTGATGCAAAAACTTGGGTTGAACGTGCCCTTGGAGGCGGAGCGTGGATACCACATTGTGTTTGAAGGGGCATCGGGCGGCCCCTCGCGTCCGTTCATGATCGCCAGTGGAAAATTTGTCGCAACGCCTATGGCACAGGGGTTGCGGTGTGCCGGTATTGTCGAATTTGGCGGGCTGGATGCAGGCCCCTCAAAGGCACCGCTCGACCTGTTGCGCAGACAAGTAAAACGGACCTTTCCACAACTGACTGCAAGCAATGAAATCGAATGGCTGGGGCATCGACCCGCCCCCAGTGACAGCCTTCCCCTGATCGGGGAGGTTGGACAATCTCGGGTCTTTACTGCCTTCGGGCATCACCACATCGGGTTGACGGGCGGGCCAAAAACGGGCCGACTGGTCGCCGGATTGATCACGGGTCAGCCAACCAACACCGACCTGACCGCGTATCACCCGCAACGCTTTGGCGCTGCATAA
- a CDS encoding aspartate/glutamate racemase family protein translates to MDSEMRQEDHARLGILMLDTQFPRILGDVGNPDTWPFPVRYAVVPGATPSAIVCDDVEPFVQAFIETGRDLVASGCTGIATTCGFLALIRPRLSTALKVPVAASALEQVAQVQAMLPSDQMVGILTISAATLTLAHLEAAGAPPHCPVQGTDGSSFSKSILGNLTTLDVSDARQDMIRAAQQLIADHPNVGAIVLECTNMVPYAPDIEQATGRPVYSIFTYLSWFHAGLRPRVF, encoded by the coding sequence ATGGATAGTGAGATGCGCCAAGAGGATCACGCCAGATTGGGTATTTTAATGCTCGATACGCAGTTTCCGCGTATCCTTGGGGATGTCGGGAACCCGGACACCTGGCCGTTCCCCGTGCGGTATGCGGTGGTTCCCGGCGCAACACCCAGTGCGATTGTATGCGACGACGTCGAACCATTTGTGCAGGCCTTCATTGAAACAGGTCGTGATTTGGTTGCTTCGGGCTGCACCGGCATTGCCACCACCTGTGGATTTCTAGCTTTGATCCGCCCGCGACTGTCGACAGCACTCAAGGTCCCGGTTGCTGCGTCAGCGCTTGAACAGGTCGCTCAGGTTCAGGCGATGCTCCCATCCGATCAGATGGTCGGCATTCTGACAATCTCAGCCGCAACGCTGACGCTCGCACATCTGGAGGCCGCAGGCGCGCCGCCACACTGTCCTGTGCAAGGGACCGATGGCAGCAGCTTTTCAAAATCTATTCTTGGCAATCTGACAACACTGGATGTTTCTGATGCCAGACAGGACATGATACGCGCGGCCCAACAATTGATCGCGGACCACCCCAATGTAGGTGCAATCGTTTTGGAATGCACCAATATGGTGCCCTATGCACCGGATATTGAGCAAGCAACGGGGCGGCCCGTCTATTCAATATTTACGTATCTCAGTTGGTTCCACGCTGGTCTGCGGCCGCGCGTCTTTTAG
- a CDS encoding TRAP transporter large permease: protein MSDASWITLISLGVTVVFMLGTPVLLVIFYWVIGCSFVIGLQLDNTGNELLNVFNKGFALLAMPLFILTGDLINQSGIARRLSDFAYACLGWLRGGLAMAAIAACGLFAAISGSNSATTATIGSMLHPEMVKGGYDERFSAATAAAGGTVGIIIPPSIIFIVYGFLMNLSISELFVAGIVPGSLMVLAMMTAAFIICTLNGWGYLIKLSISRVIKTAIGAWLGFFAIGLVLWGIYSGKFSPTEAAGVTVGFCIIVGMICHPLNKIMGGDKDTPVTEKNMMSMFVVEGFTLLQVPKIVTRSAQITGILVPLIAVSVAMQQVMSALGAKEFIGDFVTGMGGYYAVLFTSMAIVFVAGMILESLPVTIILAPILAPIAASVGVDPIHFAVIFLVGASIGFITPPYGLNLYVASGVTGVPYFRLLRYIVPYLIALISVWFLVALTPQLALWLLQ from the coding sequence ATGTCTGATGCATCGTGGATTACCCTAATTTCCCTGGGCGTAACGGTTGTCTTTATGCTTGGCACGCCAGTGCTGTTGGTCATCTTTTACTGGGTGATTGGCTGTAGTTTTGTGATCGGGCTGCAACTGGACAACACAGGCAACGAATTGCTGAATGTGTTCAACAAGGGCTTTGCCCTTCTTGCGATGCCATTGTTCATCCTGACCGGGGATTTGATTAACCAGTCAGGTATTGCCAGACGATTATCGGACTTTGCCTATGCATGTCTCGGATGGCTGCGTGGTGGTCTTGCCATGGCCGCAATTGCCGCCTGCGGGTTGTTCGCTGCGATCTCAGGGTCCAACTCGGCCACGACGGCAACCATCGGTTCCATGTTGCACCCTGAAATGGTCAAAGGTGGCTATGACGAACGGTTCTCTGCGGCAACCGCTGCGGCGGGCGGTACGGTCGGGATCATCATTCCACCGTCGATCATCTTCATTGTTTATGGGTTCTTAATGAACCTCTCCATTTCGGAACTGTTCGTTGCGGGCATCGTTCCGGGTAGCCTGATGGTTCTGGCGATGATGACGGCGGCGTTTATCATCTGCACATTGAATGGCTGGGGGTATCTGATCAAACTGTCCATCTCTCGTGTCATCAAAACGGCAATCGGTGCCTGGTTGGGCTTCTTTGCGATCGGTCTGGTGCTTTGGGGCATTTATTCGGGCAAATTCTCTCCGACAGAAGCGGCCGGGGTGACAGTGGGTTTCTGTATCATCGTCGGCATGATTTGCCATCCGCTCAACAAGATCATGGGGGGCGACAAAGACACGCCTGTGACGGAAAAAAACATGATGTCCATGTTTGTGGTTGAAGGGTTCACGCTGCTTCAGGTGCCAAAAATTGTGACCCGATCCGCACAGATCACCGGTATTCTGGTGCCTCTTATTGCGGTGTCAGTCGCGATGCAGCAAGTCATGTCAGCATTGGGTGCCAAGGAATTCATCGGCGATTTCGTAACCGGAATGGGTGGGTATTATGCCGTGCTGTTCACGTCGATGGCGATTGTTTTTGTGGCCGGGATGATCTTGGAAAGCCTTCCAGTGACGATCATTCTAGCACCGATCCTTGCGCCAATTGCTGCGTCGGTCGGTGTTGATCCGATCCACTTTGCGGTGATTTTCCTCGTTGGTGCGTCAATTGGCTTCATCACACCGCCCTATGGTTTGAACCTCTATGTGGCGAGTGGCGTAACAGGTGTGCCGTATTTCCGCCTGCTTCGATATATAGTGCCGTATCTCATCGCCCTGATCAGTGTATGGTTTTTAGTAGCGTTGACACCGCAATTGGCCTTATGGCTGCTGCAGTGA
- a CDS encoding IclR family transcriptional regulator yields MADAGRSDTTIPTNLRLLFLLEEIARVGVPLTPTAANEVLGLPKPTIHRLFHRLEEEGFLQRDIDGRSYSAGQRLRKMSVNVLSSSRVRTVRLAVLNALTEDVGETCNIATPDRDGMVYLDRVETKWPLRIQLPIGTTVPFHCTASGKMYLSSLAPRHLAKYLSAAILDQHTTKSMTDPQTLLEEIELTRERGYSTDNEEFMDGMVAIAVPIHDNHGRLMSTLSVHAPTQRVTLSDLEQHLELFRQAAADLSELVLR; encoded by the coding sequence ATGGCAGATGCCGGCAGGTCAGATACCACCATACCGACAAATCTGAGATTGCTGTTTCTGCTGGAAGAAATTGCGAGGGTCGGGGTACCGCTAACCCCGACCGCCGCAAACGAAGTTCTGGGGCTGCCTAAACCGACAATACACAGGTTGTTTCATCGCCTTGAAGAAGAAGGTTTTTTGCAGCGGGATATCGACGGGCGATCTTATTCTGCCGGACAACGATTGCGGAAGATGTCAGTCAACGTGCTGTCCTCCTCTCGGGTGCGAACCGTGCGATTGGCGGTTCTTAATGCGCTGACCGAAGATGTGGGCGAAACCTGCAACATCGCCACGCCAGACCGGGATGGTATGGTTTACCTTGACCGTGTTGAGACAAAATGGCCGTTGCGTATTCAGTTACCTATTGGAACGACGGTACCGTTTCATTGTACTGCCAGCGGAAAAATGTACCTGTCGTCCCTCGCCCCCCGTCATTTGGCAAAGTACCTGTCGGCGGCGATTCTGGACCAGCATACAACGAAATCCATGACTGATCCGCAGACGCTTTTGGAAGAGATCGAGCTGACCCGCGAGCGGGGCTACTCAACTGATAATGAAGAATTTATGGATGGTATGGTCGCAATTGCGGTCCCAATCCATGACAACCATGGTCGGCTGATGTCGACGCTGTCGGTTCATGCCCCGACCCAACGGGTGACGCTTTCGGATTTGGAGCAACACCTAGAGTTGTTCAGGCAAGCAGCAGCGGATTTGTCCGAGCTGGTTCTGCGCTAG
- a CDS encoding GMC family oxidoreductase, translating into MEADFIVIGAGSAGCVVANRLSADPKNKVILLEAGGRDLNPWIHIPVGYFKTIHNPKVDWCYKTEPDPGLNGRSIEWPRGKVLGGSSSLNGLLYVRGQPQDYDRWRQMGNTGWGWDDVLPLFKRAEKNERGADEFHGDQGPLSVSNMRIQRPITDAWVAAAQAAGYKFNPDYNGADQEGVGFFQLTSKNGRRCSAAVAYLNPVKSRENLKIITHAQVDKLVIKDKRATAVTYTDRSGNVHTITAGREIILCGGAINSPQLLMLSGIGEAAQLAEHGIEVQQDLTGVGKNMQDHLQARLVYKCNEPTLNDEVSSLYGQARIALKYAMFRSGPMTMAASLATGFMRTRDDLETPDIQFHVQPLSAENPGKGADKFSAFTMSVCQLRPESRGEIRLGSAEPRAYPKIIPNYLATETDCRTVVAGVNIARKIARHAPLTSKISQEYRPHASLDMDDYDATLDWARNNTASIYHPTGTCKMGQGRDAVVDARLRVHGIAGLRVADCSIMPEIVSGNTNAPAIMIGEKASDLILEDLQG; encoded by the coding sequence ATGGAAGCAGATTTCATCGTAATTGGCGCAGGTTCTGCAGGATGTGTTGTAGCAAATCGGCTCAGCGCAGATCCGAAAAACAAGGTGATTCTGTTGGAAGCGGGGGGTCGCGATCTGAACCCGTGGATCCATATTCCAGTTGGATATTTCAAAACGATCCACAATCCAAAGGTTGACTGGTGTTATAAAACTGAACCTGATCCGGGGCTGAACGGTCGATCAATTGAGTGGCCCCGCGGCAAGGTTCTGGGCGGATCATCTTCGCTGAACGGATTGCTCTATGTGCGTGGGCAACCACAAGACTATGACCGCTGGCGTCAGATGGGGAATACGGGATGGGGGTGGGACGATGTGTTGCCCCTGTTCAAACGTGCGGAAAAGAACGAACGCGGGGCTGATGAATTTCATGGCGATCAAGGGCCGCTTTCCGTCAGCAATATGCGCATCCAGCGGCCCATCACCGATGCCTGGGTCGCAGCTGCACAAGCGGCGGGGTACAAATTCAATCCCGATTACAATGGTGCAGATCAGGAAGGCGTTGGTTTCTTTCAATTGACCTCAAAGAATGGCCGCCGGTGCAGCGCCGCTGTGGCCTATCTGAATCCGGTAAAAAGCCGTGAGAACCTCAAGATCATCACCCACGCCCAAGTGGATAAATTGGTCATCAAAGACAAACGGGCAACGGCAGTGACCTACACTGACCGAAGCGGCAACGTGCACACGATTACAGCCGGACGCGAGATCATCTTGTGTGGCGGTGCGATCAATTCGCCGCAGCTCTTGATGTTATCGGGCATTGGCGAAGCGGCCCAGTTGGCAGAACATGGAATTGAGGTGCAACAGGACCTCACAGGCGTTGGCAAGAACATGCAGGACCACCTACAAGCGCGATTGGTCTATAAGTGTAATGAACCGACCCTGAATGATGAAGTTAGCAGCCTTTATGGTCAGGCCCGGATTGCCCTGAAGTACGCGATGTTCCGGTCTGGACCGATGACCATGGCAGCCAGCCTTGCCACTGGCTTTATGAGAACCCGAGATGATCTGGAGACCCCTGACATTCAGTTTCATGTGCAGCCCCTGTCTGCGGAAAACCCCGGCAAGGGTGCGGACAAGTTTTCGGCCTTTACCATGTCGGTCTGTCAGTTGCGTCCAGAAAGCCGGGGTGAAATCAGGTTGGGCAGTGCTGAACCGCGTGCATACCCAAAGATCATTCCAAATTACCTCGCCACCGAAACGGATTGCCGGACTGTTGTGGCGGGCGTCAATATCGCGCGAAAAATTGCACGTCATGCGCCTTTGACGTCAAAGATTTCACAAGAATACCGTCCGCATGCGAGCCTTGACATGGATGACTACGATGCGACGCTTGACTGGGCGCGCAACAATACGGCGTCGATTTATCACCCGACGGGGACCTGTAAGATGGGTCAGGGCAGGGACGCAGTTGTTGACGCGCGTCTGCGGGTTCATGGCATCGCGGGGTTGCGTGTGGCCGATTGCTCAATCATGCCAGAGATCGTTTCAGGCAACACAAATGCGCCAGCGATCATGATCGGAGAGAAAGCCAGCGATCTGATCCTGGAAGATCTGCAGGGCTAA
- a CDS encoding LacI family DNA-binding transcriptional regulator has protein sequence MTRPKQRPLTLRDVSDACGVSEMTVSRVLRKRGDVSEATRDRVLAAAKSLGYVPNQIAGSLASQRVNLVAVIIPSLSNMVFPEVLNGVNQVFEDTPLQPVVGVTDYMPEKEERVLYEMLSWRPSGVIIAGLEHSDATRAMLRNAGIPVVEIMDVDGTPVDAMVGISHRRAGRQMADAILKEGYERIGFMGTKMPLDHRARKRFEGFTEGLAKAGIEIEDRVFYSGGSALAKGREMTQEMLERSPDLDFLYYSNDMIGAGGLLYLLDQGIDIPEQIGLAGFNGVELLQGLPRQLATMDACRIEIGQAAAHIILNSTSDTPDPDFANQVTLKPILSFGDTLRRNRRK, from the coding sequence GTGACAAGACCAAAGCAGCGCCCGCTGACGCTCCGCGATGTATCTGATGCCTGTGGCGTTTCTGAAATGACCGTCAGCCGGGTTTTGCGAAAACGCGGCGATGTGTCTGAGGCGACGCGTGACCGCGTGCTCGCGGCCGCAAAGTCGCTTGGGTATGTGCCCAATCAGATCGCAGGATCGCTCGCCTCGCAGCGTGTCAATCTGGTTGCGGTCATTATACCATCGCTTAGCAACATGGTTTTTCCCGAAGTCCTGAATGGCGTTAATCAGGTGTTCGAGGACACCCCGTTGCAGCCTGTTGTTGGCGTAACCGACTATATGCCGGAAAAAGAAGAACGCGTGCTTTATGAGATGTTATCCTGGCGGCCTTCCGGCGTGATCATTGCTGGCTTGGAGCATTCTGACGCGACCCGTGCAATGCTGCGTAATGCGGGGATTCCAGTGGTCGAGATTATGGATGTTGATGGTACGCCAGTTGATGCGATGGTGGGTATTTCGCATCGGCGCGCGGGACGTCAGATGGCGGATGCGATCCTGAAAGAAGGCTATGAACGCATTGGGTTCATGGGCACTAAAATGCCGCTGGACCACCGTGCGCGCAAACGGTTCGAAGGGTTCACGGAGGGCCTTGCCAAGGCTGGCATCGAGATCGAGGACCGTGTCTTTTATTCTGGCGGTTCAGCGCTGGCCAAGGGCCGAGAAATGACCCAGGAAATGCTCGAACGATCGCCTGACCTGGATTTTCTATATTATTCAAATGACATGATCGGCGCGGGTGGATTGTTATATCTGCTTGATCAGGGCATCGATATTCCTGAGCAAATCGGGCTTGCCGGATTTAATGGCGTGGAATTGTTGCAAGGTCTGCCCCGACAACTGGCCACGATGGATGCTTGCCGGATCGAGATTGGTCAGGCCGCTGCACATATCATTCTCAACAGCACCTCCGATACCCCTGATCCTGATTTTGCCAATCAGGTGACCTTGAAACCAATCCTATCATTCGGGGATACCCTGCGCCGCAACCGCAGAAAATGA
- a CDS encoding winged helix-turn-helix domain-containing protein produces MTPAVLSNKDARRIFLDRHRLSETPQGPASGSELLGLIESLGFVQLDSINTVARAHDLILFSRRPRYRPKALKALYERDGRLFEHWTHDAAVIPLAFYPNWHLRRQRDAERLKARWQQDRRAGFEAQFQTILDQIREYGPVSSSDVGKGEARGSGGWWDWHPSKTALEYLWRSGALCVVGREGFQKRYDLTERVLEAHLCDPSQAPDVEQTINWCCDQALARLGFATHGELAAFWAHITPAEARDWCEAEKRAGRLEQIMITGADGSMKICYARPGIGEDSAIEVAPTNRLRVLSPFDPALRDRKRAERLFGFNYRVEMFVPAPQRTFGYYVFPILQGDRLIARVDMKAFRDADTLRVKALWPEQKVRWSNAKQRAFEAELGRLTHLAGVNEVTFDDGWLRDPA; encoded by the coding sequence ATGACACCAGCGGTACTGAGTAACAAAGATGCGCGGCGGATATTTCTGGACCGGCATCGTCTGTCCGAGACGCCGCAGGGGCCTGCATCTGGGTCTGAATTGCTGGGCCTCATCGAATCTCTCGGATTTGTTCAACTCGACAGCATCAACACCGTCGCCCGCGCCCACGATCTGATCCTGTTTTCGCGACGCCCGCGATATCGGCCTAAAGCGTTAAAAGCACTTTATGAACGGGACGGGAGGCTATTTGAGCATTGGACGCATGATGCGGCCGTGATCCCGCTGGCGTTCTACCCAAACTGGCATCTGCGCCGACAACGCGATGCGGAACGGCTCAAGGCGCGCTGGCAGCAGGATCGACGTGCAGGGTTCGAGGCGCAATTCCAAACAATCCTTGATCAGATCCGCGAATATGGCCCAGTCAGCTCTTCGGACGTTGGCAAGGGCGAAGCCCGTGGATCAGGGGGATGGTGGGACTGGCACCCCTCCAAAACCGCGCTGGAATATCTTTGGCGCAGCGGTGCGTTGTGTGTGGTCGGGCGGGAAGGTTTCCAGAAACGCTATGATCTGACGGAGCGGGTTTTGGAGGCGCATCTGTGTGATCCATCCCAGGCACCCGACGTCGAACAAACAATCAACTGGTGTTGTGATCAGGCATTGGCGCGTCTTGGTTTTGCGACGCACGGGGAATTGGCCGCCTTTTGGGCGCATATCACACCTGCGGAAGCACGTGATTGGTGTGAAGCCGAAAAGCGCGCTGGCCGGCTTGAGCAGATCATGATTACCGGTGCGGACGGCAGCATGAAGATCTGCTACGCCCGTCCGGGAATTGGTGAAGATTCTGCTATCGAAGTGGCACCAACCAACCGCTTGCGGGTGCTCAGCCCCTTTGATCCCGCGCTGCGGGACCGCAAACGCGCCGAACGGCTGTTTGGGTTTAACTACCGGGTTGAGATGTTTGTCCCCGCTCCGCAACGTACCTTTGGCTATTATGTCTTTCCCATCTTGCAAGGTGACAGGCTGATTGCGCGCGTGGATATGAAAGCGTTCCGCGACGCGGATACATTGCGTGTAAAAGCTCTTTGGCCAGAGCAAAAAGTTCGATGGAGCAATGCAAAACAACGCGCGTTCGAGGCGGAGCTGGGGCGGCTGACCCATTTGGCGGGCGTCAACGAGGTTACATTTGATGATGGGTGGTTGCGCGATCCTGCCTAG
- a CDS encoding TRAP transporter substrate-binding protein — MSLQRKLKGISRRDLFRVAGRYGMSSTLLAAGGFGGAMSLANLASAAESTYEKRFAKEAKFTFKFGASGFNARNLLIERAGALEFARDLESRTDGEIRVEFIGDNQICGQTSCVEKTQQGIVDIYAASTQNSAGGAPYLNVLDYAYMFPSRAAQYHFLYSPESVPLLRDPYEKRHGLKFLFSHCELRGIQMGLKYKDAPTITTLEEMFGTKNRVTGTQLGRIAMEALNLNPVPVAWEETLDGLKQGLIDGAETWASAVAYANMSPVVSQSVDLKFFCGTEHTAMSVKAFDSLDGALQDAVMESSYLAQVHVQAANEAALVNTVGHSDPQLPGTIFAQNGVRNAFLADDQIKMAEEMCSPEFQPQLWEDWRERLNAWSGGRDTYQEIYDIARQIPKDTLAENVEPRRWWKG; from the coding sequence ATGAGTTTACAACGGAAACTGAAAGGCATTTCACGCCGCGATCTATTCCGGGTCGCAGGGCGTTATGGAATGAGTTCGACCTTGCTGGCTGCGGGCGGTTTTGGTGGGGCGATGAGCCTCGCAAATCTCGCAAGTGCTGCGGAATCGACTTATGAAAAGCGTTTCGCCAAGGAAGCAAAGTTCACTTTCAAATTCGGTGCGTCCGGCTTTAATGCCCGTAACCTGTTGATTGAACGTGCTGGCGCATTGGAATTTGCCCGCGATCTGGAAAGCCGCACAGACGGCGAAATCCGGGTTGAGTTCATCGGCGATAACCAGATCTGTGGCCAGACCTCTTGCGTTGAGAAAACGCAGCAGGGCATTGTCGATATCTATGCTGCCTCTACGCAGAACTCTGCGGGTGGTGCACCGTATCTGAACGTGTTGGACTATGCCTACATGTTCCCGTCACGCGCGGCACAGTATCACTTCCTCTATTCCCCCGAATCAGTTCCTTTGTTGCGGGACCCCTACGAAAAGCGCCACGGCCTCAAATTCCTGTTCAGCCACTGCGAACTGCGCGGCATCCAGATGGGCCTGAAGTACAAGGATGCGCCAACCATCACGACGCTTGAGGAAATGTTTGGGACCAAGAACCGCGTTACAGGGACTCAACTGGGCCGCATCGCGATGGAAGCGCTGAACCTGAACCCAGTGCCTGTGGCGTGGGAAGAAACACTTGATGGTCTGAAGCAGGGCCTCATTGATGGTGCGGAAACTTGGGCATCTGCGGTTGCTTATGCGAATATGTCGCCAGTGGTTTCACAGTCGGTTGACCTGAAATTCTTCTGCGGCACAGAGCATACGGCGATGTCTGTCAAAGCGTTCGACAGCCTTGATGGTGCCTTGCAGGATGCGGTGATGGAATCGTCCTATCTGGCGCAGGTTCACGTGCAAGCGGCGAACGAAGCGGCGCTGGTTAACACCGTTGGACACTCTGATCCACAATTGCCCGGAACGATCTTTGCACAAAACGGGGTGCGTAACGCATTCCTTGCCGATGATCAGATCAAAATGGCCGAGGAAATGTGTTCGCCAGAATTCCAGCCACAGCTGTGGGAAGACTGGCGCGAGCGCCTCAATGCGTGGTCCGGTGGCCGCGACACGTATCAGGAAATCTACGACATCGCACGGCAGATTCCGAAAGATACGTTGGCAGAAAACGTTGAGCCTCGCCGCTGGTGGAAAGGCTGA